From Numida meleagris isolate 19003 breed g44 Domestic line chromosome 4, NumMel1.0, whole genome shotgun sequence, the proteins below share one genomic window:
- the MAB21L2 gene encoding protein mab-21-like 2, translating into MIAAQAKLVYQLNKYYTERCQARKAAIAKTIREVCKVVSDVLKEVEVQEPRFISSLSEIDARYEGLEVISPTEFEVVLYLNQMGVFNFVDDGSLPGCAVLKLSDGRKRSMSLWVEFITASGYLSARKIRSRFQTLVAQAVDKCSYRDVVKMIADTSEVKLRIRERYVVQITPAFKCTGIWPRSAAQWPMPHIPWPGPNRVAEVKAEGFNLLSKECYSLTGKQSSAESDAWVLQFGEAENRLLMGGCRNKCLSVLKTLRDRHLELPGQPLNNYHMKTLLLYECEKHPRETDWDEACLGDRLNGILLQLISCLQCRRCPHYFLPNLDLFQGKPHSALESAAKQTWRLAREILTNPKSLDKL; encoded by the coding sequence ATGATCGCCGCCCAGGCCAAGCTGGTGTACCAGCTCAACAAGTACTACACGGAGCGCTGCCAGGCGCGCAAGGCGGCCATCGCCAAGACCATCCGCGAGGTGTGCAAGGTGGTGTCGGACGTGCTGAAGGAGGTGGAGGTGCAGGAGCCGCGCTTCATCAGCTCGCTGAGCGAGATCGACGCCCGCTACGAGGGGCTGGAGGTGATCTCGCCCACCGAGTTCGAGGTGGTGCTCTACCTCAACCAGATGGGCGTCTTCAACTTCGTGGACGACGGCTCCCTGCCGGGCTGCGCCGTGCTCAAGCTGAGCGACGGCCGCAAGCGCAGCATGTCGCTCTGGGTGGAGTTCATCACGGCCTCGGGCTACCTGTCGGCGCGCAAGATCCGCTCCCGCTTCCAGACGCTGGTGGCCCAGGCCGTGGACAAGTGCAGCTACCGCGACGTGGTGAAGATGATCGCGGACACGAGCGAGGTGAAGCTGCGCATCCGCGAGCGCTACGTGGTGCAGATCACGCCCGCCTTCAAGTGCACGGGCATCTGGCCGCGCAGCGCGGCGCAGTGGCCCATGCCGCACATCCCCTGGCCCGGCCCCAACCGCGTGGCCGAGGTGAAGGCGGAAGGCTTCAACCTGCTCTCCAAGGAGTGCTACTCGCTGACGGGCAAGCAGAGCTCGGCCGAGAGCGACGCCTGGGTGCTGCAGTTCGGCGAGGCCGAGAACCGCCTGCTGATGGGCGGCTGCCGCAACAAGTGCCTCTCGGTGCTCAAGACGCTGCGGGACCGGCACCTGGAGCTGCCCGGGCAGCCGCTCAACAACTACCACATGAAGACGCTGCTGCTGTACGAGTGCGAGAAGCACCCGCGGGAAACCGACTGGGACGAGGCGTGCCTGGGCGACCGCCTCAACggcatcctgctgcagctcatctCCTGCCTGCAGTGCCGCCGCTGCCCGCACTACTTCCTGCCCAACCTCGACCTCTTTCAGGGCAAGCCCCACTCGGCCCTAGAGAGCGCCGCCAAACAGACCTGGAGGCTGGCCCGGGAGATCCTCACCAATCCCAAAAGCCTCGACAAACTATAG